The Myxococcales bacterium genomic interval TGACTCGCGCGTCGCCACGAAGCGGGCGGCGGGCCCGCGCGGCGAAGCAGGCCCCCTGCCTTCGCGCGGGCTCGCAGTGGGTCAGTCCAGCTCTTCCGCGAGCGCCCGCGCCTCCTCCAGCCGGGCCTTCGCGTCGAGCAGGGCTTTCTTCTGCCCGTGCGCCTCGTCGACCACCTCCTTGGGCGCCTTCTCGGCGAACGCTTTGGAGCCGAGCTTCTTTTCGATGGCCGAGAGGTCCTTGTCGATGCGCTTCTGCTCGCGGGCGATGCGCTCGAGCTCCTTCGCCCGCGTGACGTGCCCGGAGAGATCGACGAGCACCTCGATGGCGCCACCCTCGTGCGGCACCACGCTCGCCATCGTGCCCTTCGGGCGCGGGCCGCCGGGGGCCTCCACCGACGGCGCGGCCTCCTTGTCGGTCTTCACGAGCACGCGGATGGCCGGCCAGCGCGCCGCGAGCAGCGCGCGGACCTCCACCGACGCGCAGCGGAGCGAGAGCTTCACCTCGGCGGCCGGGTGCACCTCGTGCTCGCTGCGGATGGTGCGGGCGGCGACCACCACGGCCTGCAGGACCGCCATGTCGGTGTCGGCCTTCGCGTCGACGTTCGCCACCACGCCCGCGCGCGGCGTCGGCGCCAGCGCGATCGAGCGGGTGGGCTTCGCGCCGGGGAGGCGCTGCCACAGCTCTTCGGTGACGTAGGGCATCATCGGGTGAAGGAGCCGGAGCGAGGCCTCGAGCACGCGGTAGAGCGTCGCGCGGGCGCCACGGACCGCCTCGCTCGCCGACGCCTCGCCGGTGGCGGCGCGCAGCGTGGGCTTCACGATCTCGAGGTACCAGTCGCAGAAGTCGTACCAGAAGAATCGGTAGAGCTCGTTCGACGCCTCGTCGACGCGGAACGCCTCGATGCCGGCGTGCGCGATCTCCGACGCGTGGGCCAGCCGCGAGAGGATCCACGCGTCGTAGGGGCCGAGCGCCGTCGCCGGCGCGTCGGGCGCGTCGGGCACGTAGTCGCCGAGCAGCTCGAGCGAGAGCCGCGTCGCGTTCCACACCTTGTTCACGAAGTGGCGATATCCCTCGATGCGCTTCGGCGCGAGGGCGATGCGCTTGTTGCTGGGCGGGAAGGTGGTGAGCGTGAAGCGGAGCGCGTCGGCGCCGTACGCAGGGAATCCCGACTCCATCGTCGCCGCGGACGGATAGGCCTTCTTGAACTTGGCGAAGGCCTCGTCCTTCGGCGCGCCGGGCAGCGTCTTCTCCATCACCTCGGCGAAGGTGGCGCCGTACACGAGGTCGAGCGGGTCGATGACGTTGCCCTTCACCTTGCTCATCTTGTCGCCGGTCTCGTCGACGATGAGTCCATGGAGCAGCACGCGTGAGAAGGGCGCGCGGCCCATGAAATGGATCCCGAACATCATCATGCGCGCGACCCAGAAGAAGAGAATGTCGTAGCCCGTCTCTAGATCGCTCGCGGGGTAGAACTTGTCGAGCAGCGGGGTCTTCTCCGGCCAGCCGAGCGTGGCGAACGGCCAGAGCGCGCTCGAGAACCAGGTGTCGAGCACGTCAGGGTCCTGGGTCCACCCCTCGCCACACTCCGCGGGGCGCTCCCGCGCGACGCGGATCGCGCCGTCGGGGCCGTGCCACGCGGGGATCTGGTGGCCCCACCAGAGCTGCCGCGAGATACACCAATCTTGAATGTTTTCAAGGAAGTGGTCGTAGGTCTTGCGCCACTCATCGGGCACGATGGTGGTCTCGCTGGAGGCCACCGCGGCGAGCGCCCGCTCGGCCATGCCGTCCATCTTCACGAACCACTGCGTGGAGAGCATGGGCTCGACGACCGTGCCGGAGCGCTGGCTCTTCGGCACGGTGAGGCGGTGCTGCTTCGTGCCGCGCACGAGGCCCTTCTCGTCGAGCGCCTTCTTCACGGCGGTGCGCGCCCGCTCGCGCGGCAGGCCGCTGAAGGCGCCGGCGTTCTCGTTCATGGTGCCGTCGAGGTGGAGGAGGTTTATCTCCTCGAGCCCGTGCCGCTTGCCGGTCGCGAAGTCGTTGAAGTCGTGCGCAGGCGTCACCTTCACCGCGCCGGTCCCGAACTTCGGGTCGACGAGGATGGCGTCGCAAATGACGGGGATCGTGCGCTCCGCGAACGGGTGGGCGAGGCGCTTGCCGTGCAGGTGCGTGTACCGAGGATCGTCGGGGTGCACGGCTACCGCGGTGTCGCCGAGCATGGTCTCGGGGCGGGTGGTCGCCACCACGAGCTCGTCGTCGCTGCCGATCACCTTGTAGGCGAACTCGAACAGCTCGCCGTTGTTCTCTTCGTGGTCCACCTCGAGGTCGGAGAGCGAGGTGCGCAGCACGGGATCCCAGTTGATGAGCCGGGTCGCCCGGTAAATGAGGCCCTCCTCGAAGAGGCGCACGAAGGCCTCGCGCACGGCCACGTTCTGGTCGGCGTCCATCGTGAACTTGGAGCGCTTCCAGTCGGCCGAGGCACCGAGCACGCGCTGCTGCTCGGCGATGCGCCCGCCGCTCGTGGCCTTCCACGCCCAGATGCGCTTCTCGAACTCCTCGCGCCCGAGGTCGAAGCGCGTCTTGCCATCGCGCGCGAGCTGCCGCTCCACCACGGTCTGGGTGGCGATGCCCGCGTGGTCGATCCCTGGCTGGTAGAGCACGTTGAAGCCGTCCATGCGCTTCTTGCGGACGAGCACGTCTTCCAGCGTGGTCATGAGCGCGTGGCCCATGTGGAGCGAGCCGGTCACGTTCGGTGGCGGCATGGGCACGCAGTAGACGGGGCGCGTGTCGCCCGCGCCCTCCTCGGCGTGGAAGACCCCCTCGGCCTCCCAAAAGGCGAACCACCGCGCCTCGACCTCGCGGGGCTCGTATCCGCGGGTGAGGTCGGGGACGGCGCCTCCACGCGCGTCGCCTGGCGCGCTGGGGTCGGCGGAGGGGAGGGGCTGCGTGTCGTCGATCATGCCCCCCTTACTACTCCGGGCCGATTTCCCTACCAACGCCCAAAATGAGGCGCGCCGCCCAGCTGCGCGTGTTTCGCGCGAGCGGACGGCGTGGAGCCCGTGAGCCAGCGAGCTCAGCGCGTGAGGCGCGCGATCTCTTCCTTGATGAGGGTCTCAGCGAGCTGAGGGACGACCTCCCAGACGACGCGCTCGACGATCTCGCGCGAGAGCGCGAGCACCGCGTCGGCTTGGGCCGCGCTGAGGCCGAGGCCTTCGAGCTTCGGTGCGAGCTGCCCGTTCACCTGGGCAGCGAGGGGGCTCGTGGCCGCCGCGGGGGCGGCCGTGAACTCGGGCGCCCCCGTCACGAAGGTGGCCGTGCCCATGGGCTCGGCGCGCGCCGGAGCGGGGGAGCGCTGTGGAGCAGGCGCAGGAGCAGGAGCAGGCGCAGGCGCAGGCGCAGGAGCCGCGGCGACCGGGGCCGCTGCGCGCGGCGCGGGAGCGGGCGTGGGCGGCGCGGGCGGTGCCGCGGCGGCGGGCGGCGCGGGAGCGGGCGCAGCGCCCGGCGAGAGGGGCACTTGATCGCCGAAGATGAGCGTCGCGTTCTTGCGCACCTCCCCGCCGAGCGAGGGCTGCGTGGACTTGCCGAGCCCGGCGGCGGCCGGTCGCGAGATCGCGGCGGCCGGCGCGGCGGCCGCGGGCGAGGCCTCGCGGGTGGCGATGGCCTTCTTGACCTTGTCGATGAGCTGCTGCGTGTCGAAGGGCTTGTCGGCGAAGTCGTCGGCGCCCGCGTCGCGGCCGCGGCCCTGGTCGTAGGGGTGATACCGGCTCGCGAGCAGCACGATGGCCGCGTTAGGGTGGGCCTGGCGGAGCTCGCGGGCCAGCGCGTACCCGTCGTCGGCGCCGAGCACGGTGTCGAGCACGATGGCCGCGGGGCTCTCCGCGAGCCGCGAGGCCGAGGCGGCCCCGTCGGCCGCGACGACCTTGAAATCCTCACCGCTGAAGGTGATTTCGAGCACCTTGCGCATGGTGGCGCTGTCGTCGACGGCAAGCAGAGTCTTGGGCACGGGGGGCTCCTCGGGATACGAGAGAAGGTGGCGCGGGGCCTCGGTGGACCCTTCGCACGCCAATCGGACGGGCGATTGTCTCGACGTTCTCGGGATGGTGTCAAGCTTGCTGCCCGAAGGGTGTCATTTTCAGCTGGCGCGGGCGGGCCAGGCGCGGGCGGCGCGGCGGCGCGTGGCGACACCTCGCCTTCGGTTCGGGGCCCATCGACCTTGGTTCGGACCCGGGGCTCACCTCCGGTTTCCTGGGCGCGCGCCGCCGGGACGGCGCATGATGGGGCGTGCCCCCCGTCCACCATGAGGTCCCTGCCGAGCTCGAGGGCCACGCCCTCGACGGCGTCGTGCGCGCGCTGTTCAACCTGACCTGGGGCAAGGCCCGGAAGAGCGTCGAGGGGGGCAAGATCACCCTGGACGGAGCCCTGGTGACCGACGGCCTCCGTCGGGTGCGCCGCGGCAGCGTCGTCGCGTTCGACGAGGCCGCTCGGCGCCCGCGCACGACCGATCTGCCCGGCGACGCCATCGTGTACGTCGACGCGCACGTCGTGGTCGTCGAGAAGCCGGCGGGCATCAGCACCGTGCCGTACGACGACAGCGAGACCGGAACGCTCGACGAGCGCGTCCGCGCCTACCTGTCGCGCACGTCGCAGCGGCCGGGGCGCCCGAACCTCGGCGTCGTGCATCGCATCGACAAGGAGACGAGCGGTCTCGTGGTGTTCACGCGCACGTGGCTCGCCAAAGAGAGCCTCACGGCCCAGTTTCGCGCCCACACGGTGCACCGGCGCTACGACGCGCTCGTGCAGGGGCGCGCCTCCTCCAAGACCGTGGTGAGCCACATCCTGCAAGACCGCGGCGACGGTCTGCGAGGCAGCGCCGAGCGACAGCGGGGCATGGCGCGGGCCACGGGCGGTCAGCGGAGCGTGACCCATGTGGAGGTGCTCCGGCACCTCGCGGACGCCACCTGGGTGTCGTGCCGCCTCGAGACCGGGCGCACCCACCAGATCCGAGTGCACCTCTCCGAGGACGGCCACCCCCTGGTCGGCGAGCGGGTCTACATCCGTGGCTACACCGGCCCCCAGGTGCCGGGCGCGCGCCTCATGCTCCACGCGGCCGAGCTCGGGTTCGAGCACCCCAAGACCGCCGAGCCGTGCCTCTTCAAGAGCACACCGCCCGCCGATTTCGTCGAGACGGTGGCGCGGCTCGAGCCGCCCGCGGAGCCCCGGCGCGCGGCGGGGCCTCGCGCGCGCTTCGAAGAATAGCAAACAAGATTCATGGTTTGAAGCGGGTCGCGGCCGCCCGATGGGGCGAGGGCTGGGCCGAGGCGACCCCGGAGGGCTCGGGCTCTTCGTGTGTCAGCGAGAGGTTGACAGGCCCATCGGTTCGCGGTCAACACACGCTCCGTGCCCATGATCACCCAGCAAGACCTCGTCGTGAGGACCCTCGGCGCCCGCACCGTCCCCTCTGGCCTCGGGTTGTCGACGATCCCTGGCGACGAGGTCGCCGACTACGTGAAGGATGGCGCCCGCGTGCTGCTCAACGTGGAGATGGTCGAGGGCGGCGAGCCCCCCCAGTCTCTCCTCCTCGAGAAGGCGGGGCCCCGTGAGGAAATCTTCTTCGAGCCCTCGTACACGACCGCAGCGATCGTGACCTGCGGCGGGCTCTGCCCGGGCATCAACAACGTCATCCGCTCGATGGTGCTCCAGCTCCACCACAAGTACCGCGTGCGCCGCGTCATCGGCTACCGCTACGGCTACCAAGGGCTCGACCCCGCGTCGGGGCTCCGCCCGATGGAGCTCGGGCCCGACCAGGTCGCGCACATCCACCGCCAGGGCGGCAGCTTCCTCGGGCTCTCACGCGGCAGGCGCGACGTGGGCGTGATGGTCGACACTCTGGTCCGCGACGGGGTCGACATCCTCTTCGCGATAGGCGGCGACGGCACGCAGCGCGGCGCGCGGGCGATCGAGCTCGAGGTCGAACGGCGCGGACTGTCGATCGCGGTCATCGGCGTCCCGAAGACGGTCGACAACGACGTGGCGTTCGTCGACAAGACCTTCGGCTTCGACACCGCGGTCGAGCTCGCTCGGTTGGCCGTCGACGCCGCGCACACGGAGGCCATCGGCGCCCGCAACGGCGTGGGCATCGTGAAGCTCATGGGGCGCGACTCGGGGTTCATCGCCGCCGCCGCCGCGCTGGCCAGCCGCGACGTGAACTATTGCCTGCTGCCGGAGGTCCACTACGACCTGGAGGGCCCCGAAGGGCTGTTCGCCGAGCTCGAGCAGCGCCTCCAATCGCGCGCCCACGCCCTCATCGTCGTGGCCGAGGGGTGTGGCCCCAACATGGGCCTCCTCCCCCCCGAGCACGCCGCCCGCGATGCCTCCGGCAACGTGCGCTACGGCAGCGCGGGGGACATCGACGTCGGTCCGCGCTTGCGAGACGCGATCACGCAGCACTTCTCTCGCGTCGGGCGCGATGTCACTGTAAAATACATCGATCCGAGCTACATGATCCGCAGCGTGCCCGCGAACGCTCAGGACTCGATCTTCTGTGATGCGCTCGCCCGGCACGCCGTGCACGCGGGCATGGCCGGCAAGACGGGCATCATCGTCGGGCGCACGCACCGCATCTTCACCCACGTGCCGCTCTCGGTGGTCACGAGCCAGCGCAAGTGCATCGATCCCGACGGCGACCTCTGGCTCGCCGTGACCGAGACCACCGGGCAGCCGCCCCTCCGCGCGCGGGGCACGAGCCGGAGCAGCGAATTCCCGGTCGCGGTGCTCGACTGACGTCTTGACGCGGGTCCACCGCGGCGCCACCCTGCGCGGTCGCGGGCCACGCCAGAGGCGGGGTCGCCGCGAGACACGAATACAGAGACACGAGACACGAGACACGAATACAGAGACACGAGACGACACGAGACACGAGGAGGGGATGCTCATGCGAAACAAGGTTCTGGTCGGGCTCTTCTTGCAGGGCGTTGCGCTCTCCATCGGCTGCGGGGCGGAGCCCCTGCCCCCGCTGCCGCCGCCGCCGCCGCCGCCGCCCCCGGTGACCGTAGCCCCGCCGCCGCCGCCCGCCGATCCCCCGCTGCCGCCGCCGAAGAAGTCTCTGGCCGAGCTCCAGCAGGCCGCCGGGAAAGGCCTCGCGGAGGCTTTCGCGGCGGGCGACGCGAAGAAGGCCGCGAGCTTCTACGCCGAGGCGGCGGTCATCAAGGTGCCGGGCATGCCCGACGCCACTGGGCGAGCCGGTATCGAGAAGGCGCTCGCTCAGCACTTCGCCTCGTTCTCCCACATCAAGATGGGGGAGCTGCGGGTCTTCTCGAAGGGCGAGGTCGTCATCACCGAGTGGGTGCTGAACGCCACGCACTCTGGCGAGTTCATGGGCATCAAGGCCAGCGGCAAGCCGGTGGGTTGGGCCGGCGCGAGCGTGGTGCGCTTCAACGAGGATGGCACCATCCAGGAAGAGCACACCTACTGGAACGCCGCGGTCGTGGCCTCTCAGGTCGGCGCGACGAAAGAGAAGAACCGCGCGGTGCCGGCCCTCCCGACGGGCGCGCCGCAGGTGATCACCGCGCAGGGGACGAAGGAGGAGGAGCACAATATCGCGACGCTCGCCCTCATCAACCAGACCTGGGAGGCGAAGGACGAGAAGAAGTGGCTCACGATGCTCACCGACGAGGCGAGCTGGGACGACCTCACGATGCTCGAGCCCGCCAAGGGCAAGGTCGCGGTGCAAAAGTACTTCAAGATGCTCTCGGTGGCCTTCCCCGACGCGAAGACCACCACCGAGGCGTCGTGGGGCATGGGCGACTGGGTCATCGAAGAGGGGACCTACGCGGGCACGAACAAGGGCCTCTACATGGGCGCCCGGCCCACCCGTCGCCCCGTGGTCATCCACGAGCTGAACCTCGTCCAGCTCGACAGCTCGGACAAGATCGTGCGCGCCATCACCTACGGCAACGACATGGAGATGAACGCGCAGCTGTCGCCTCCGAAGGCTGCGCCGAGAGCCGCGCCGATCCCCGCGGCCAAGCCTGCGCCAGCCAAGCCCGCCGCGAAGCCGGCGCCGAAGAAGTAGCCCGGTCGAACGCCGCGGTGTTCGCCGGGGCGCGCGTCGCGAGCCCCCGAGCGAGCCGTCTCACCAGACGTACTCGGGGATCTCGCGCCTCGTGAAAGAGCCGTCCTGCGGGTCGAAGACCTGGGCGCTGAGCTCGGTCAGCGCGCCGTCTTCCGCGAACGTGTACACGTTGAAGCCCGCCATGCGATCGGCGTCTTCGTGGTGAAGCGACGCGCTCGTGGCCCCAATCACCGTGGGGCGGGTGCGCGCGCTCGCTCGGCGCACGAGCCGCCGATGCAGGTGGCCGTGCAGGACGACGGAGGGCCGCGCGCTCTTCAGCGCGTGCTCGAGCTCCGCGCCGTCGTGCAGACTCTCCAGCACGGCCTTCAGCGACGAGCGCGGCGGATACGTCGGGTGATGCACCAGCACGACCGGCGTCTTGTCGCGTACGCTCGGATGCGCGAGGATCGCGTCGAGCGCGCGGCGCTGCGCGCCTCCCAGCCGCCCCGCCGCGATGAACGGCGGCCGAGGCACCGCGCTCGAGAGCCCGACGATCGCGAGCGGTCCGCGCACGCGGACGAACGGGAAGCGCCCTCCGGCGAGCGCCAGCGAGTGCTCCGGGAGATCGCTGCTCGTGTATTCTGCATACATGCGCTCGAACGGGAGCATGCGCACGTCGCGCACGTAGGTGTCGTGGTTGCCCGGCACGAGGCTCACCTGCGACGGAGGCAGCCCGAGCTCGTCGCGCAGCATGCGGAGCACCGCCCGAAACTCCGGCTCCAGCGCCAGGTTCGTGAGATCGCCCGTGATGACGACGTGATCGACTGCGGCGCGGCGCACCTCGCGCATGAGCGCGGCGGCCGTCTGCGACCGGTGCTGGTGGTTGCGCTTGAAGCGGAGGTTCGCGTAGCCGAGCAGGCGCTTGTTCGCGTACGCGAGCGGGGAGACGCCCGCGAGATCGAGCACGTGGAGGTCGGAGAGGTGAGCGACTTTCACCCGGTGCACACTACTGCACGCGCGGCCGCCGTGGTCACTTCGCGCGAGTGAGACGCGGGGCGGGCGCGGGAGGCGCGCCGACGTCGTACGCGCAGCGGAAGCCAACCTCGGGGCTCTGGTGCAGGAGCGTCGTCCCCCGCGCGGCGCCGCGCAGGAACGCAGGCCCCTCTCGGAAGGAACCGCCGCGGACCACGTGGCGACCGCCCGTAGCGGGGCCCTTGGGGTTCGTCTCTTCGGCGCCGCTGTAGCCGTGGCCGTTGCCGTCGATGTCGTAAAAATCGGAGACCCACTCGCCCGCGTTCCCCGCGAGGTCGAGCACCCCTTGCGGCGTCGCCCCGTCCGGGAACGAGCCCACCTCGGCGAGGCCCACGAAGCCGTCCGTGGCGTCGGTGGGATCGGGCGCGAACGCCCCGTGGTTGGCGAGGTGCGGATTCCACACACGCCCCCACGGGTAGCGGCGACCCTCGGGGCCGCGCGCGGCAAACTCCCACTCGGCCTCGGTGGGGAGCCTGCCGCCGGCGAAGGCGCAGTACGTGCTCGCCGCCTCCCAGGACACGTGGGTCACCGGGAGCCGCGGTCTCGCGAAGCGCGCATCCGAGGCCTCGAAGCCCGGGCGCGCGCACCGGCCCGCCGCGACACACCGGCCGAAGTCGGCGACGGTGACCTCGCTCCGGTCGAGGTCGTACGGCGTGAGGTGCACCTCGTGCAGCTGACCCTCGGCACGGAACAGGAAGGCGATCTCGCTGCAGCGGTCGCGGAGGATCTCGGTCTGGCAGGA includes:
- a CDS encoding valine--tRNA ligase is translated as MIDDTQPLPSADPSAPGDARGGAVPDLTRGYEPREVEARWFAFWEAEGVFHAEEGAGDTRPVYCVPMPPPNVTGSLHMGHALMTTLEDVLVRKKRMDGFNVLYQPGIDHAGIATQTVVERQLARDGKTRFDLGREEFEKRIWAWKATSGGRIAEQQRVLGASADWKRSKFTMDADQNVAVREAFVRLFEEGLIYRATRLINWDPVLRTSLSDLEVDHEENNGELFEFAYKVIGSDDELVVATTRPETMLGDTAVAVHPDDPRYTHLHGKRLAHPFAERTIPVICDAILVDPKFGTGAVKVTPAHDFNDFATGKRHGLEEINLLHLDGTMNENAGAFSGLPRERARTAVKKALDEKGLVRGTKQHRLTVPKSQRSGTVVEPMLSTQWFVKMDGMAERALAAVASSETTIVPDEWRKTYDHFLENIQDWCISRQLWWGHQIPAWHGPDGAIRVARERPAECGEGWTQDPDVLDTWFSSALWPFATLGWPEKTPLLDKFYPASDLETGYDILFFWVARMMMFGIHFMGRAPFSRVLLHGLIVDETGDKMSKVKGNVIDPLDLVYGATFAEVMEKTLPGAPKDEAFAKFKKAYPSAATMESGFPAYGADALRFTLTTFPPSNKRIALAPKRIEGYRHFVNKVWNATRLSLELLGDYVPDAPDAPATALGPYDAWILSRLAHASEIAHAGIEAFRVDEASNELYRFFWYDFCDWYLEIVKPTLRAATGEASASEAVRGARATLYRVLEASLRLLHPMMPYVTEELWQRLPGAKPTRSIALAPTPRAGVVANVDAKADTDMAVLQAVVVAARTIRSEHEVHPAAEVKLSLRCASVEVRALLAARWPAIRVLVKTDKEAAPSVEAPGGPRPKGTMASVVPHEGGAIEVLVDLSGHVTRAKELERIAREQKRIDKDLSAIEKKLGSKAFAEKAPKEVVDEAHGQKKALLDAKARLEEARALAEELD
- a CDS encoding response regulator: MPKTLLAVDDSATMRKVLEITFSGEDFKVVAADGAASASRLAESPAAIVLDTVLGADDGYALARELRQAHPNAAIVLLASRYHPYDQGRGRDAGADDFADKPFDTQQLIDKVKKAIATREASPAAAAPAAAISRPAAAGLGKSTQPSLGGEVRKNATLIFGDQVPLSPGAAPAPAPPAAAAPPAPPTPAPAPRAAAPVAAAPAPAPAPAPAPAPAPQRSPAPARAEPMGTATFVTGAPEFTAAPAAATSPLAAQVNGQLAPKLEGLGLSAAQADAVLALSREIVERVVWEVVPQLAETLIKEEIARLTR
- a CDS encoding RluA family pseudouridine synthase, translated to MPPVHHEVPAELEGHALDGVVRALFNLTWGKARKSVEGGKITLDGALVTDGLRRVRRGSVVAFDEAARRPRTTDLPGDAIVYVDAHVVVVEKPAGISTVPYDDSETGTLDERVRAYLSRTSQRPGRPNLGVVHRIDKETSGLVVFTRTWLAKESLTAQFRAHTVHRRYDALVQGRASSKTVVSHILQDRGDGLRGSAERQRGMARATGGQRSVTHVEVLRHLADATWVSCRLETGRTHQIRVHLSEDGHPLVGERVYIRGYTGPQVPGARLMLHAAELGFEHPKTAEPCLFKSTPPADFVETVARLEPPAEPRRAAGPRARFEE
- a CDS encoding ATP-dependent 6-phosphofructokinase, producing the protein MITQQDLVVRTLGARTVPSGLGLSTIPGDEVADYVKDGARVLLNVEMVEGGEPPQSLLLEKAGPREEIFFEPSYTTAAIVTCGGLCPGINNVIRSMVLQLHHKYRVRRVIGYRYGYQGLDPASGLRPMELGPDQVAHIHRQGGSFLGLSRGRRDVGVMVDTLVRDGVDILFAIGGDGTQRGARAIELEVERRGLSIAVIGVPKTVDNDVAFVDKTFGFDTAVELARLAVDAAHTEAIGARNGVGIVKLMGRDSGFIAAAAALASRDVNYCLLPEVHYDLEGPEGLFAELEQRLQSRAHALIVVAEGCGPNMGLLPPEHAARDASGNVRYGSAGDIDVGPRLRDAITQHFSRVGRDVTVKYIDPSYMIRSVPANAQDSIFCDALARHAVHAGMAGKTGIIVGRTHRIFTHVPLSVVTSQRKCIDPDGDLWLAVTETTGQPPLRARGTSRSSEFPVAVLD
- a CDS encoding ester cyclase, whose amino-acid sequence is MRNKVLVGLFLQGVALSIGCGAEPLPPLPPPPPPPPPVTVAPPPPPADPPLPPPKKSLAELQQAAGKGLAEAFAAGDAKKAASFYAEAAVIKVPGMPDATGRAGIEKALAQHFASFSHIKMGELRVFSKGEVVITEWVLNATHSGEFMGIKASGKPVGWAGASVVRFNEDGTIQEEHTYWNAAVVASQVGATKEKNRAVPALPTGAPQVITAQGTKEEEHNIATLALINQTWEAKDEKKWLTMLTDEASWDDLTMLEPAKGKVAVQKYFKMLSVAFPDAKTTTEASWGMGDWVIEEGTYAGTNKGLYMGARPTRRPVVIHELNLVQLDSSDKIVRAITYGNDMEMNAQLSPPKAAPRAAPIPAAKPAPAKPAAKPAPKK
- a CDS encoding metallophosphoesterase, giving the protein MKVAHLSDLHVLDLAGVSPLAYANKRLLGYANLRFKRNHQHRSQTAAALMREVRRAAVDHVVITGDLTNLALEPEFRAVLRMLRDELGLPPSQVSLVPGNHDTYVRDVRMLPFERMYAEYTSSDLPEHSLALAGGRFPFVRVRGPLAIVGLSSAVPRPPFIAAGRLGGAQRRALDAILAHPSVRDKTPVVLVHHPTYPPRSSLKAVLESLHDGAELEHALKSARPSVVLHGHLHRRLVRRASARTRPTVIGATSASLHHEDADRMAGFNVYTFAEDGALTELSAQVFDPQDGSFTRREIPEYVW
- a CDS encoding SUMF1/EgtB/PvdO family nonheme iron enzyme, whose product is MRSRGAVSVVALACAAVLGGPEPWAHAGLASWTTALPEAPAARAERRGVVILAVPVSPRVRIPGGRFLMGSSPVEMKLAQISCQTEILRDRCSEIAFLFRAEGQLHEVHLTPYDLDRSEVTVADFGRCVAAGRCARPGFEASDARFARPRLPVTHVSWEAASTYCAFAGGRLPTEAEWEFAARGPEGRRYPWGRVWNPHLANHGAFAPDPTDATDGFVGLAEVGSFPDGATPQGVLDLAGNAGEWVSDFYDIDGNGHGYSGAEETNPKGPATGGRHVVRGGSFREGPAFLRGAARGTTLLHQSPEVGFRCAYDVGAPPAPAPRLTRAK